Proteins from a genomic interval of Sulfurospirillum oryzae:
- a CDS encoding agmatine deiminase family protein, protein MKIRIPAEWEEQEALIVVFPPKKSDWAHSIEEIHQTYLTFITTIARFQKCLVVCEDKKALANLLPTMQNIELIEMATNDTWIRDFGGINIYKNHKRRTYDFIFNAWGNKFEANLDNSITKQLFEEGYLEGKLKSFDFVLEGGSIDSNGKGVMLSTAYCLYEQNRNSHLSKKQIRKTLIELFGLKELIVLEHGALMGDDTDSHIDTLARFINKKTIAYVKCYDKNDEHYDELKKMEKELRKTEFDLLPLPLPSAKYFNNHRIPATYMNFVLINNAVLVPTYSDPYDKEVLAMFERCFPEREVVGIESSVLIREHGSLHCASMNIYKERDDS, encoded by the coding sequence ATGAAAATCCGAATACCAGCTGAATGGGAAGAGCAAGAGGCACTTATCGTCGTTTTCCCTCCCAAAAAGAGTGACTGGGCACACTCCATCGAGGAAATTCACCAAACGTATCTTACTTTTATTACAACGATTGCACGCTTTCAAAAATGCCTTGTGGTCTGCGAAGACAAAAAAGCACTGGCGAACTTGTTACCAACGATGCAAAACATCGAACTCATCGAAATGGCAACGAACGATACATGGATTCGCGATTTTGGTGGCATCAATATCTATAAAAATCATAAACGACGCACCTACGACTTTATCTTCAACGCATGGGGCAATAAATTTGAAGCAAATCTCGATAACAGCATCACCAAACAGCTTTTTGAAGAGGGCTACCTAGAAGGTAAACTCAAAAGTTTTGACTTTGTACTAGAGGGCGGAAGCATCGATAGTAACGGCAAAGGCGTAATGCTTTCAACCGCTTATTGTCTGTATGAACAAAACCGCAATTCACATCTTTCCAAAAAACAGATTAGAAAAACGCTCATCGAACTCTTTGGGCTTAAAGAGCTTATCGTGCTTGAACATGGCGCACTTATGGGTGATGATACCGACTCGCACATCGACACGCTAGCTCGCTTTATCAACAAAAAAACCATCGCTTATGTGAAGTGTTACGATAAAAATGATGAGCACTATGATGAGTTAAAAAAGATGGAGAAAGAGCTTCGAAAAACAGAGTTTGACCTCCTCCCTTTGCCTCTGCCCTCAGCTAAATATTTCAACAATCACCGTATCCCCGCAACCTACATGAACTTTGTGCTTATCAATAATGCGGTATTGGTTCCAACCTACAGTGACCCTTACGATAAAGAAGTTTTAGCGATGTTTGAGCGATGTTTTCCCGAACGAGAAGTCGTTGGTATAGAGTCTTCAGTACTCATTCGCGAACACGGAAGCCTTCATTGTGCTTCAATGAATATCTATAAAGAAAGAGACGATTCCTAA
- a CDS encoding cation diffusion facilitator family transporter, giving the protein MTLQKKATIISSSTATVLIVIKLFVGILSGSVAVLASAIDSVLDLIVSAFNYFAITKAEQPANKKFNYGKGKIEALAAVIEGTVITVSGLFIFYTAIKKAIKSEPLEYLGDSIMVMVISLALTIALVLFLNYAAKKTRSMVVKSDALHYKTDVLSNGAILVSLVLIQVTGFEMIDSIMGVVISIYIIHSAYEIIRDGVYILLDASLDEEVVEKIRNFILEEKEISDFHYLKTRKSGNTNFVDVHLVFSPGISLLRAHYAGDRIEEKIKELIPNEEWVINAHLDPYDDSEMNDTQPIKMD; this is encoded by the coding sequence ATGACATTACAAAAAAAAGCAACCATTATCTCAAGCAGTACCGCTACTGTACTCATTGTCATTAAGCTCTTTGTGGGCATTTTAAGCGGCTCCGTTGCCGTTCTTGCTTCTGCGATTGACTCTGTGCTTGACCTTATTGTATCGGCATTTAATTACTTTGCTATCACCAAAGCTGAACAACCTGCCAATAAAAAATTTAACTACGGCAAAGGTAAAATCGAAGCTTTAGCGGCTGTTATTGAAGGAACGGTTATTACCGTATCGGGTCTTTTTATTTTCTATACTGCTATCAAAAAAGCGATAAAAAGTGAACCGTTAGAGTATCTTGGTGATTCAATTATGGTTATGGTTATTTCTCTTGCCCTGACGATCGCTTTGGTTCTATTTTTGAACTATGCTGCCAAAAAAACGAGAAGCATGGTTGTCAAGTCTGACGCGCTCCACTACAAAACCGACGTTTTAAGCAATGGCGCGATTCTTGTCTCTTTGGTACTCATCCAAGTGACAGGATTTGAGATGATCGACTCCATCATGGGTGTGGTTATCTCTATCTACATTATCCATTCAGCGTATGAGATCATTCGTGATGGTGTCTACATCTTGCTTGACGCATCACTTGACGAGGAAGTGGTTGAAAAAATACGAAATTTCATTTTGGAAGAGAAAGAGATTAGCGATTTTCATTACCTCAAAACACGCAAATCAGGCAATACCAATTTTGTCGATGTCCATCTCGTCTTTAGCCCTGGTATTTCACTTCTAAGGGCGCATTATGCGGGTGATCGCATCGAAGAGAAGATCAAAGAGCTCATTCCCAATGAAGAGTGGGTCATCAACGCACACCTTGACCCTTATGATGATTCAGAAATGAACGATACACAACCTATAAAAATGGACTAG
- the feoB gene encoding ferrous iron transport protein B, whose product MKELIIALVGQPNVGKSMLINSIADARLKVGNFSGVTVEKAEVRFIAQEHSIKIVDLPGTYSLNDYTQDERVTKDFLENEAYDLIINVVDATNLERNLYLTTQLLELDKKMIVALNMMDEAQKEGVCIDHEQLSSILGVPCVKVSAATKRGIGKLLNRTIDISNFPHEKSKLIYSDVVEEEVEKLSFFLKQKRYKTLLTYRDLVLKLLQEDPRVYQKMHEEPIWLEFSPLLKESLEHLYLHHETKDVSEIFAEERAAFAKGVVTEVLTCKKSISKTITEKIDALLIHKIFGIPIFIALMWALFQLTFELGSIPMDWINLFFVSLGAYAKTIFGDGELGSMIADGAISGVGSVVMFLPNIVILFFGIALLETTGYMARVAFLLDGFFHRFGLHGKSFIPLVTGFGCSVPAYMSARTLKNDKDRLITLFIIGFMSCGAKLPVYVLFSGAFFAKQNAGNVLFLIYIAGALVGLLAAKFLKVFVFKGIDEPFVMEMPKYRLPSFRLIWHTVVSKAIMYLKKAGTFILGASLLVWFASNYPKYPDIETAFAKKIELAQSDKEKVTLENEKAQQLLEKSFLGMIGKSTDVLFKPIGFDWKMTIALESGLAAKEVVVSTLGVLYALGSGVDEGNENLIGELQKQISFASSVSFIIFVMFYLPCMAASIVFTKESGSYKYLFYLFVFTSVIAWGLSFIGYRVALFF is encoded by the coding sequence ATGAAAGAGCTTATTATCGCTCTTGTGGGGCAACCCAATGTTGGCAAGAGCATGCTCATCAACTCTATCGCCGATGCAAGGCTCAAAGTAGGCAATTTTTCAGGTGTCACGGTTGAAAAAGCAGAGGTGCGTTTTATAGCGCAAGAGCACTCCATCAAAATCGTTGATCTTCCAGGAACCTATTCACTTAACGACTACACCCAAGATGAGCGTGTTACCAAAGATTTTTTGGAAAATGAAGCGTACGATCTTATCATCAACGTGGTCGATGCGACCAATTTGGAGCGCAATTTATACCTAACCACACAGCTTCTAGAACTTGATAAAAAGATGATCGTCGCTTTAAATATGATGGATGAAGCCCAAAAAGAGGGCGTTTGCATTGACCATGAGCAACTAAGCTCCATTCTGGGTGTTCCTTGTGTCAAAGTTTCGGCTGCGACCAAAAGAGGCATAGGAAAGCTTCTTAATCGAACCATCGACATCTCTAACTTTCCGCATGAAAAATCAAAACTTATTTACAGCGATGTCGTCGAAGAGGAGGTGGAAAAACTCTCTTTCTTTTTAAAACAAAAGCGTTATAAAACGCTTCTAACGTATCGTGATTTGGTGCTAAAACTTTTACAAGAAGATCCAAGAGTGTATCAAAAAATGCACGAAGAGCCTATTTGGCTTGAGTTTTCACCGCTTCTTAAAGAGTCATTGGAGCATCTGTATTTGCACCATGAAACCAAAGATGTGAGTGAAATTTTTGCAGAGGAGAGAGCGGCATTTGCCAAAGGTGTTGTGACAGAAGTTCTTACATGTAAAAAGAGTATCTCTAAAACGATTACCGAGAAAATTGACGCATTGTTGATCCATAAGATCTTTGGAATTCCAATCTTCATAGCGCTTATGTGGGCACTTTTTCAGCTGACGTTTGAGCTTGGATCTATACCAATGGACTGGATCAATCTCTTTTTTGTCTCTCTTGGTGCGTATGCTAAAACCATTTTTGGCGATGGCGAGCTGGGGTCTATGATAGCCGATGGAGCGATTTCGGGCGTTGGTTCGGTGGTGATGTTCTTACCAAACATCGTCATTCTCTTTTTTGGTATAGCCCTTTTGGAGACAACGGGTTATATGGCGCGCGTTGCTTTTTTACTCGATGGCTTTTTCCACCGTTTTGGTTTGCATGGTAAAAGTTTTATTCCGTTGGTGACTGGATTTGGCTGTTCTGTGCCTGCGTACATGAGTGCGCGTACGCTTAAAAACGATAAAGACAGACTCATCACACTTTTTATCATTGGTTTTATGAGTTGCGGTGCCAAGCTTCCCGTGTATGTTCTGTTTTCAGGCGCTTTTTTTGCAAAACAAAATGCGGGAAATGTTCTTTTTCTCATCTACATCGCAGGTGCGCTCGTAGGGCTTCTTGCGGCAAAATTTTTGAAAGTATTTGTCTTTAAAGGAATCGATGAGCCATTTGTTATGGAGATGCCAAAGTACCGACTTCCTTCTTTTAGGCTCATTTGGCATACGGTGGTAAGCAAGGCAATTATGTACCTTAAAAAAGCGGGAACATTTATTCTTGGGGCTTCACTTCTTGTTTGGTTTGCAAGTAATTACCCCAAATATCCTGACATCGAAACAGCGTTTGCAAAAAAAATAGAATTGGCTCAAAGCGATAAAGAAAAAGTGACACTTGAAAATGAGAAAGCTCAACAGCTTTTAGAGAAGAGTTTTTTAGGCATGATCGGAAAGTCTACCGATGTGCTTTTTAAACCCATTGGTTTTGACTGGAAAATGACCATAGCGCTTGAATCGGGGCTTGCCGCCAAAGAGGTTGTTGTCTCAACTTTAGGGGTGTTGTACGCACTGGGTTCTGGCGTTGATGAGGGTAATGAGAACTTAATAGGTGAGCTTCAAAAGCAAATTTCGTTTGCTTCATCGGTTTCATTTATCATCTTTGTGATGTTTTACCTGCCGTGTATGGCGGCATCCATTGTTTTTACGAAAGAGAGTGGAAGTTACAAGTACCTTTTTTACCTCTTCGTTTTTACGAGTGTGATTGCGTGGGGACTCTCTTTTATCGGTTATCGCGTGGCATTGTTTTTTTAG
- a CDS encoding FeoA family protein, which produces MRALSDMNAGEKGIVKKVNADGELKQRLFSLGLHKGSHLQIKATSIAKSTMEIEVGTTLLALRFEEAKSIEVSPL; this is translated from the coding sequence ATGAGAGCACTCTCGGACATGAATGCCGGCGAAAAGGGCATTGTTAAAAAAGTAAATGCTGATGGTGAACTAAAACAGAGACTTTTTTCTTTAGGACTTCACAAAGGAAGTCATCTCCAAATCAAAGCGACAAGCATTGCGAAAAGCACGATGGAAATCGAAGTGGGAACAACACTTTTAGCTCTTCGGTTTGAAGAAGCCAAGTCCATTGAAGTATCACCGTTATGA
- a CDS encoding carbon-nitrogen hydrolase: MKAGLIQHAVESTKEKTIAKTVSLIQKAAIEGAELVVLQELHQDRYFCINEDVSCFDLANSWEDDIAFWSDVAKENSVVLVTSLFEKRSAGLYHNTAVVFEKDGTVAGKYRKMHIPDDPGFYEKFYFTPGDLGYEPIQTSVGKLGLLVCWDQWYPEAARLMALKGAEMLIYPTAIGWFDEDMEDEQRRQCDAWETIQRGHAISNGVPVISVNRIGKEEDNHGVLDGIRFWGNSFVAGPQGEIIVRASHDQEEVLIVDIDLARGEHVRRIWPFLRDRRIETYGDLTKRFID, translated from the coding sequence ATGAAAGCCGGACTCATCCAACACGCCGTTGAAAGTACCAAAGAAAAAACCATAGCCAAAACCGTTTCACTCATCCAAAAAGCTGCCATAGAGGGTGCAGAACTTGTCGTACTCCAAGAGCTTCATCAAGACCGCTATTTTTGCATCAACGAAGATGTAAGCTGTTTTGACCTCGCAAATTCGTGGGAAGATGACATCGCTTTTTGGTCAGATGTTGCTAAAGAGAATAGCGTCGTTTTAGTCACATCTTTATTTGAAAAACGCTCTGCTGGACTTTACCACAACACCGCTGTCGTCTTTGAAAAAGATGGTACGGTCGCTGGTAAATACCGCAAAATGCACATCCCCGATGATCCAGGATTTTACGAAAAATTCTACTTCACCCCTGGTGATCTTGGCTATGAACCCATCCAAACCAGTGTGGGGAAACTAGGACTTCTCGTCTGTTGGGATCAATGGTACCCAGAAGCAGCTCGTTTGATGGCGCTAAAAGGTGCTGAAATGCTCATCTACCCCACAGCCATCGGTTGGTTCGATGAAGACATGGAAGATGAACAAAGAAGACAATGCGACGCATGGGAGACCATACAACGCGGTCACGCCATCAGTAATGGTGTACCCGTTATCAGCGTAAACCGCATCGGCAAAGAAGAAGACAATCACGGTGTGCTTGACGGCATCCGCTTCTGGGGCAACTCTTTTGTAGCAGGCCCACAAGGCGAGATCATTGTACGAGCTAGCCACGACCAAGAAGAAGTGCTCATCGTCGACATAGACCTAGCGCGAGGCGAACACGTCAGACGCATCTGGCCATTTTTGCGTGACCGCAGAATCGAGACTTATGGGGATTTGACGAAACGATTTATCGACTAA
- a CDS encoding ATP-binding protein encodes MELVYLWVEEYKNIKNQGFNFSPRFTCNYENGTLTIDKKEPDPISVFPPNINVTAIVGKNGAGKSSVLKNILASLLVNYKFPNATQMQENKENFLQKQILLLIQMNDGTFKCFSNIENLKNQTHKIDFIASNFGDNPFYTMYLNFMPEILNNGKYERWTDELYHRNDHYSLPILVTPTKKPFTSSHMDSIVLTKVEYSIDIARSYYLTKHRLALLHFYEQEKLNPNQLEQNFFRANKMSLSFNKLKVDIYYKEKFLYDNQFSTEIEKSKNSENEYTLETIKIINLLYIIKKSYRPFTKTNDRRFEELWKHIDDAINIQVNIKDLLSSIDNVIPIKNEAIDFSHVKLENAIKFHHLLKDINNKNVSLLLEALNSSKQAIHIAKFDEDFLQIIPGWIDIEPYDNEKSFESLSFGEKHLLMVLTEITYHINNIINAQRHSYDSFLIILEETELGLHPDWQKRYLKYILELLTFYYSNEKIKFHLLFATHSPFILSDIPSQNIVFLDRDQNGNCKVLDGLRDKKQTFGANIHTLLSDAFFMEDGLMGEFAKEKINKAIKYLNKKELTKDETDYCENIISIIGEPILKRQLQKMLDSKRLSEVEKIKQQIAELQRKLEEH; translated from the coding sequence ATGGAACTGGTTTATTTGTGGGTTGAAGAGTATAAAAACATCAAGAATCAGGGGTTTAATTTTTCGCCGAGGTTTACATGTAACTATGAAAATGGCACATTAACGATTGATAAGAAAGAGCCCGACCCCATAAGTGTTTTTCCTCCAAATATCAATGTTACGGCTATTGTTGGAAAAAATGGTGCTGGAAAAAGCAGTGTCTTAAAAAATATTTTAGCTTCACTCTTAGTTAACTATAAATTCCCAAATGCTACCCAAATGCAAGAAAATAAAGAGAACTTTTTACAAAAACAAATTTTACTTTTAATTCAAATGAACGATGGCACTTTTAAATGTTTTTCAAATATAGAAAATTTAAAGAATCAAACACACAAAATTGATTTTATAGCATCAAACTTTGGAGACAACCCTTTTTATACTATGTATCTCAATTTTATGCCAGAAATTTTAAATAATGGAAAATATGAAAGATGGACAGATGAACTATATCATCGTAATGACCACTATAGTTTACCTATTCTTGTAACACCAACTAAGAAACCGTTTACAAGTTCACACATGGATAGTATTGTGCTTACAAAAGTAGAATACTCTATAGATATAGCTAGATCTTATTATTTGACAAAGCATAGATTAGCTTTGCTTCATTTTTATGAACAAGAAAAATTAAACCCAAATCAATTAGAGCAGAATTTTTTTAGAGCAAATAAGATGTCGCTTTCCTTTAATAAATTAAAAGTAGATATATACTATAAAGAAAAATTTTTATACGATAACCAATTTAGTACAGAAATAGAAAAAAGTAAAAATAGCGAAAATGAATATACCCTTGAAACTATAAAAATTATTAATCTACTTTACATTATCAAAAAATCATATAGACCATTTACAAAAACAAACGATCGAAGATTTGAAGAGCTTTGGAAACACATTGATGATGCAATTAATATACAAGTAAATATAAAGGATTTACTATCTTCAATTGATAATGTAATCCCTATCAAAAATGAAGCTATAGATTTTTCTCACGTAAAGCTTGAAAATGCTATCAAATTTCATCATTTATTGAAAGATATTAACAATAAAAATGTCAGCTTATTATTAGAGGCACTAAATTCTTCTAAGCAAGCTATACATATCGCAAAATTTGACGAAGACTTCTTACAAATAATTCCTGGATGGATAGATATAGAACCTTATGATAATGAAAAAAGTTTTGAATCATTAAGCTTTGGTGAAAAGCACCTTTTAATGGTACTTACTGAAATAACATATCATATTAATAACATTATAAATGCACAAAGACATAGTTATGATAGTTTTCTGATAATTTTAGAAGAGACTGAATTAGGGCTACATCCTGATTGGCAAAAACGTTATTTAAAATATATTCTAGAGCTTTTAACTTTCTACTATTCAAATGAAAAAATAAAATTTCACTTACTATTTGCAACACACTCTCCTTTTATCTTGTCCGATATTCCATCGCAAAATATTGTTTTTTTAGATAGAGATCAAAATGGCAATTGCAAAGTCCTTGATGGGCTAAGAGATAAAAAACAAACCTTTGGAGCAAATATTCATACGCTTTTAAGCGATGCTTTCTTTATGGAAGATGGACTTATGGGCGAGTTTGCGAAAGAAAAAATCAATAAAGCCATTAAATACCTCAACAAAAAAGAACTCACAAAAGATGAGACAGATTATTGTGAAAATATCATCTCAATTATTGGTGAGCCAATTTTAAAACGACAACTTCAAAAGATGCTAGACAGCAAACGCTTGAGTGAAGTTGAAAAAATTAAACAACAAATAGCCGAACTTCAACGAAAGCTTGAAGAACATTAA
- a CDS encoding TOBE domain-containing protein, with protein sequence MKISARNQIVGKVVEVKNGPVNSEVVVSTKSGDKIVSVVTLDAMNALDLKVGGEAVCIFKAQSVLLAKADIAVSARNKIKGTVTEIKDGAVNCEVIISTPAGLIVTAIVTEDAKKDLALAKGDSVYAIIKASSILVGVN encoded by the coding sequence ATGAAAATAAGCGCAAGAAATCAAATCGTTGGAAAAGTGGTCGAAGTTAAAAATGGACCTGTAAACAGTGAAGTTGTTGTCTCTACAAAGAGTGGCGATAAAATTGTTTCTGTGGTTACCCTTGATGCTATGAATGCACTTGATTTAAAAGTAGGTGGCGAAGCAGTTTGTATTTTTAAAGCGCAGAGTGTTCTTCTTGCAAAAGCTGACATTGCAGTGAGTGCAAGAAACAAAATCAAAGGTACTGTCACTGAAATCAAAGATGGTGCAGTTAACTGTGAAGTTATCATCTCTACACCTGCTGGGTTAATTGTTACAGCGATTGTGACAGAAGATGCAAAAAAAGATTTAGCACTCGCAAAAGGTGATAGTGTTTATGCGATCATCAAAGCTTCAAGCATTTTAGTAGGCGTTAACTAA
- a CDS encoding NUDIX domain-containing protein, with translation MEHTIEVLKIEECISSEYIKPKSMYYLHNSIEKRWDIVDTHDSVAILLYHKDLDSFVFVKQFRPSIYLKNNDGFTYELCAGIVDKNKSLIEIAQEEVLEETGYDVSLEDLKKITSFYTAVGFAGGLQTFYFAIIDESMRVGEGGGIDSENIEVIYLKREEALNFMFDENIATTSGLMFALMWYFKTREK, from the coding sequence ATGGAACATACGATTGAGGTGCTTAAAATTGAAGAGTGCATAAGCTCGGAATATATCAAACCTAAGAGTATGTACTACTTGCATAACAGTATAGAAAAACGCTGGGATATCGTCGATACACACGATAGTGTTGCGATTCTTTTGTACCACAAAGATTTAGATTCATTTGTTTTTGTTAAGCAGTTTCGTCCCTCCATTTACCTTAAAAATAACGATGGCTTTACGTATGAGCTTTGTGCTGGCATCGTCGATAAAAATAAAAGCCTCATTGAAATTGCCCAAGAAGAAGTTTTAGAAGAGACGGGCTATGATGTTTCACTTGAGGATCTCAAAAAAATCACCTCTTTTTATACGGCTGTTGGTTTTGCTGGCGGTCTTCAAACGTTTTATTTTGCCATTATTGATGAGAGTATGAGAGTCGGAGAGGGTGGTGGCATCGATAGTGAAAACATTGAAGTGATCTACCTAAAACGTGAAGAAGCACTGAATTTTATGTTTGATGAGAACATCGCGACCACATCAGGCTTGATGTTTGCGCTGATGTGGTACTTTAAAACACGTGAAAAATAG
- the corA gene encoding magnesium/cobalt transporter CorA codes for MIRCFFKNSNKLEVVTDLSEFDGDEDKKSKVVWLDMLLPTSEEITFVEKTFGIDFPTKQESEEIEISSRYWEEDKKIEINSFFLITDEDNAHNETVSFILQDNLLISIRYKELKTFEEFSKRFYYAPREFKNGYYIFSQLLDIRIDADADVIEKLSKDITRLRKHVFTDYTNDDAEMLEKISSFEDLNMNIRENLMDKQRILTSFIKSTKYDASLRNDIVIMLKDIKSLIDYSEFNFERLDYLQNIFLGVLNIEQNKVIKIFTIMNVIFLPPTLIASIYGMNFDILPELRWDYGYAFSLVLMVLSAVSPILYFKKKGWI; via the coding sequence ATGATACGATGTTTTTTTAAGAACAGTAATAAACTTGAAGTCGTTACCGATCTAAGTGAATTTGATGGTGACGAAGATAAAAAGAGCAAAGTTGTTTGGCTTGATATGCTCCTTCCAACAAGTGAAGAGATCACTTTTGTCGAAAAGACATTTGGTATAGACTTCCCAACAAAACAAGAATCTGAAGAGATCGAGATATCTTCACGCTACTGGGAAGAAGACAAAAAGATCGAAATCAACAGTTTCTTCTTGATTACCGATGAAGACAATGCGCACAATGAAACCGTTTCATTTATTTTGCAGGACAATCTGCTTATTTCTATTCGCTATAAAGAACTCAAAACGTTTGAAGAGTTTAGTAAGCGTTTTTACTATGCGCCTCGTGAATTTAAAAACGGCTACTACATCTTTTCACAGCTTTTAGATATTAGAATTGACGCCGATGCTGACGTCATCGAAAAACTCTCCAAAGATATTACACGTTTACGTAAACACGTTTTTACAGATTATACCAATGATGATGCCGAGATGTTGGAAAAAATCTCCTCTTTTGAAGATCTTAACATGAACATCCGTGAGAACCTTATGGATAAACAGCGTATCCTAACCTCTTTTATCAAATCAACCAAATACGACGCTTCTTTGCGCAATGACATTGTCATCATGCTTAAAGATATTAAGTCGTTGATTGATTACAGTGAGTTTAATTTTGAAAGATTGGATTATCTCCAAAATATCTTCTTAGGTGTTTTGAATATTGAGCAAAATAAAGTCATCAAAATCTTTACCATTATGAACGTTATCTTCCTTCCACCAACGTTGATTGCGAGTATTTACGGTATGAACTTCGATATTTTACCAGAGCTTCGTTGGGATTATGGGTATGCTTTTTCGCTGGTCTTGATGGTGCTTTCTGCGGTTTCACCTATTTTGTATTTCAAGAAAAAAGGCTGGATTTAA
- a CDS encoding peptidoglycan DD-metalloendopeptidase family protein, translating into MAKILTLLFLFLSFAQASYVEELKWPKGETFLTFLDKNHLPSSIYYTLDKEEQELAAEIVAGVKYHVLKSEDNQLEQVLIPIGEELQMHLKKKDDKFVMEITPIILQEEKRTLAIEIHNSPYVDILNATNSYGLANEFAQSFKGEINLRNLQKGDKLVLVYKQKRRLGRAFGSIKIDVSMIETAKKKNYIFYYKENYYDAKGQELTSFLLANPVNYTRISSPFTQNRWHPILQKYRAHLGVDYAASVGTPVKAAGNGRVVFAGEKGGYGNTVEITHDSSYKTLYGHLNGFAKGLRSGQSVKQGQVIAYVGNTGLSSGPHLHFGLYRNSVAINPASVVKIAKSALSGNELKAFIDYTSGLRKKVESALESDTPPFKEENFNLSVPFEKS; encoded by the coding sequence ATGGCAAAAATCTTAACATTATTATTTCTTTTTTTATCGTTTGCCCAGGCTTCTTACGTTGAAGAGTTAAAGTGGCCAAAAGGTGAAACGTTTCTTACTTTTTTAGATAAAAACCATTTACCATCATCTATTTACTATACCTTAGATAAAGAAGAACAAGAACTTGCCGCGGAGATCGTTGCGGGAGTAAAATATCATGTTCTCAAAAGTGAAGACAACCAGTTGGAACAAGTTTTAATTCCTATTGGTGAAGAGCTTCAAATGCATCTCAAGAAAAAAGATGACAAGTTTGTTATGGAAATTACGCCGATCATTTTACAAGAAGAAAAGCGTACTTTAGCGATTGAGATTCATAACTCACCGTATGTTGACATTTTAAACGCAACCAATAGTTATGGTTTGGCCAACGAATTTGCCCAGTCTTTTAAAGGCGAAATCAATCTTCGCAACCTACAAAAGGGCGATAAATTGGTTTTAGTGTATAAACAAAAACGTCGACTTGGTAGAGCATTTGGTTCTATAAAAATAGACGTATCAATGATTGAAACAGCCAAAAAGAAAAACTATATTTTCTATTATAAAGAGAACTATTACGATGCAAAAGGACAAGAGCTAACCAGTTTTTTACTGGCAAATCCTGTGAATTATACACGTATTTCATCTCCCTTTACACAAAACAGATGGCATCCCATTTTACAAAAGTACCGTGCGCACTTAGGAGTTGACTATGCTGCGAGTGTTGGTACTCCCGTTAAAGCTGCAGGCAATGGAAGAGTTGTTTTTGCAGGGGAAAAAGGTGGGTATGGAAATACCGTTGAGATTACCCACGATAGCAGTTATAAAACACTTTATGGACATCTTAATGGTTTTGCAAAAGGGCTTCGTAGCGGACAGAGCGTGAAGCAAGGTCAGGTCATTGCGTATGTTGGCAACACAGGACTGAGCAGTGGACCGCATTTACATTTTGGTTTGTATCGTAACAGTGTCGCGATTAATCCTGCGAGTGTTGTTAAGATTGCTAAAAGTGCGTTAAGTGGTAATGAACTCAAAGCCTTTATAGATTATACTTCTGGACTTAGAAAAAAAGTTGAGAGTGCGCTAGAAAGCGATACGCCTCCATTTAAAGAAGAGAATTTCAATCTCTCAGTGCCTTTTGAAAAAAGTTGA